The Haloferax sp. Atlit-12N region GCGTCACCGTCGGCTCACGCCACGTCGGCGTTCGACTCGGACGCGGGTTCCGCGTCGGTGTCGGAGCCGCCGACGAGTGTGACGGCGGTCCCGTAGGCCAGAATCTCGGCCGCGCCCTGGGCCACCTCGGCGGTCACGTACCGGACGCCGACGACGGCGTCGGCACCCATCGCCTCCGCCTCGGCCACCATCCGCTCTGTCGCCTCGTCTCTCGCCTCGGCCATCAGCCCGGTGTAGGACTTGAGCTCGCCGCCGACGATGTTTCGGAGGCCCTGCGTGATGTCGCGGCCGACGTTTCGGGCGCGAATCGTGTTCCCGCGGACGGCACCCAGCGTCTCCTCGATGTCGCGGCCGACGACCGACTCCGTTGTAGTTACTATCATGACATGACTATCGAACCGTCTGGGTTTATCCGTTGCGCCCGACGAACTGGAGGCATGCACTTCGACCACGTCGGAATCGCCACCCCCGACGCCGCCGGGCTGGCCGCGCTGTTCGCGGAGCTGTTCGACGCGCCCGTGGCTCACGAGGAGACGTTCGACGGCATGTCGGTCGTCTTCCTCGAACTCGAAAAAGGCTACTTCGAACTGCTCGAACCCCACGAGGAGGGTGCCATCTCGAAGTTCCTCGACAAGCGCGGCGGCGGCATCCACCACGTCGCCATCGAGGCCGACGACATCGAGGGCGCGCTCCGGACCGCCGAGGCCGCCGGTATCGACCGCATCGACGAGGAACCGCGCCCCGGCGCGTGGGGCCACGAGGTCGCCTTCCTCCATCCTAAATCCACGGGCGGCGTCCTCGTCGAGTTCGTCTCGCACTAAGCGATGACGGGAGACTCCCCCGACGACACGGCCGACGACGACGCGCTCGCGGACGAGATTCCCGACGACACAGCCGCAGGTAACGGTTCGACCGGCGACGATGGCGACGCCGCCACGAACGACGCCGACGCCGGAGGCCGCGGGTTCGCCGGGCCGATGCGCGACTGGCTCTCCCATCGGGTCGCCGCGACACCCGACCGAGAGGCGCTCATCCACGCCGCGACCGGCGACTCGTGGACCTTCCGCGAACTCGACGCGCTCGTGGACGAGACGGCCGGCCAACTCGCCGCGCTCGGTGTCGAGGCCGGCGACCACCTCGGCGTCGTCTTGGACCCCGGTATCGACTACGTCCGACTCATCCACGCCGCGACGCGGCTCGGTGCGGTGCTCGTCCCACTCAGCGACCGGCTCACCCCCGACGAGGTCGGCCGCAACGTCGAACTCGCGGACGTGACGACGCTCGTCTGCGGCGAGTCCACCGAGTCGACGGCGGTCGAGGCCACGACCGACGTGCCCGTCGTCTCCGTGGACGACCCGCGCTGGGAGGGCGTCATCAACCTCTCGTCTATCGCGCCGAAACGGGTCGAACCCGCGGGCTGGTCGCTCTCGGAGACGATGCTCCTGCTTTTCACCTCGGGGACGACCGGGACGCCGAAGGCCGTGAAACTCACCATGGGCAACCTGCTCGCCAACGCCGTCGCCGGAGCGTTCCGACTCGGTGTCTCGCCCGACGACCGGTGGCTCGTCACGCTCTCGCTGCACCACATGGGCGGCATCGGCCCGATTCTCCGCGGCCCGCTGTACGGGACGACCGTCGTCCTCCGCGAGGGGTTCGACGCCGGCGGCGCGGCCGACGACATCGGCAAGTACGACGTGACGGGCGTCTCACTCGTGCCGACGATGCTCAAGCGGATGCTCGACAGCAGGGGAACGCTCTCCGATTCGCTCCGCGTGGTGCTCCTCGGCGGCGCGCCCGCCCCCGACGAACTCGTCGAGCGCTGTCGGAACTACTCGGTGCCGGTCTACCCGACGTACGGAATGACCGA contains the following coding sequences:
- the mce gene encoding methylmalonyl-CoA epimerase, which produces MHFDHVGIATPDAAGLAALFAELFDAPVAHEETFDGMSVVFLELEKGYFELLEPHEEGAISKFLDKRGGGIHHVAIEADDIEGALRTAEAAGIDRIDEEPRPGAWGHEVAFLHPKSTGGVLVEFVSH
- a CDS encoding YbjQ family protein, which encodes MIVTTTESVVGRDIEETLGAVRGNTIRARNVGRDITQGLRNIVGGELKSYTGLMAEARDEATERMVAEAEAMGADAVVGVRYVTAEVAQGAAEILAYGTAVTLVGGSDTDAEPASESNADVA
- the menE gene encoding o-succinylbenzoate--CoA ligase — its product is MTGDSPDDTADDDALADEIPDDTAAGNGSTGDDGDAATNDADAGGRGFAGPMRDWLSHRVAATPDREALIHAATGDSWTFRELDALVDETAGQLAALGVEAGDHLGVVLDPGIDYVRLIHAATRLGAVLVPLSDRLTPDEVGRNVELADVTTLVCGESTESTAVEATTDVPVVSVDDPRWEGVINLSSIAPKRVEPAGWSLSETMLLLFTSGTTGTPKAVKLTMGNLLANAVAGAFRLGVSPDDRWLVTLSLHHMGGIGPILRGPLYGTTVVLREGFDAGGAADDIGKYDVTGVSLVPTMLKRMLDSRGTLSDSLRVVLLGGAPAPDELVERCRNYSVPVYPTYGMTETASQVATATPDEAFDDVGTVGRPLFFTDLWVVDEDGTAVEPGTPGEIVVAGPTVSPGYYRNPEATADAFTDAGLRTGDIGYRDGDGLLYVLNRKDDRIITGGENVDPGEVAAVLRDHPDVDDVVVLGVPDSEWGERVAALIVPADPESPPDDEDLDAFCRERLAGFKCPRLVETADELPRTVSGTIDREAVCERLVAAKPVAEAEPERAADYGDSDDDESDDSEAEVDETTPARDESGTDEAAIDDAEGDATVADAERDGDDDTEAIADDGEHDDVESLGSETDDGDGDGGGELVPDRDEE